One window of Bactrocera tryoni isolate S06 chromosome 2, CSIRO_BtryS06_freeze2, whole genome shotgun sequence genomic DNA carries:
- the LOC120769035 gene encoding uncharacterized protein LOC120769035, with the protein MHYLTPLIIITSITLATPLYTSSWQHAYKCDLNGIAPRCCVDASKIVPFLDNTVCLVEDTTMGNPHRYSILLDDFPVCTVYRSGPCIHDAEVCILMRSRVYVCQTSFTIIFKNRAVEWCFSAYLKIFNIKMYKYPKLCGYFAEHYFLMPRAIEDLLIDMGY; encoded by the exons ATGCATTACTTAACCCCACTTATCATCATTACTTCCATTACATTGGCAACACCACTGTACACCTCAAGCTGGCAGCATGCCTACAAATGCGACTTAAATGGCATTGCGCCCCGTTGCTGCGTGGACGCCAGCAAAATAGTACCCTTCTTAGATAACACGG TCTGTCTAGTTGAGGACACAACCATGGGTAATCCGCATCGCTACTCTATTCTACTAGATGATTTCCCTGTTTGCACAGTCTATCGTTCGGGTCCATGCATACATGATGCTGAAGTCTGTATACTAATGCGCTCGCGTGTCTACGTTTGTCAGACCTCATTCacgattattttcaaaaatcgcgCCGTGGAATGGTGCTTCTCCGCGTATTTGAAAATCTTCAAtatcaaaatgtataaatatccCAAACTTTGCGGTTATTTTGCTGAGCATTATTTTCTAATGCCACGTGCCATTGAGGATTTATTGATCGATATGGGTTATTAA